In one Diabrotica virgifera virgifera chromosome 5, PGI_DIABVI_V3a genomic region, the following are encoded:
- the LOC126885435 gene encoding uncharacterized protein DDB_G0287625-like, with translation MERNIEIQKYNLEAKIYEERRKTEEKLDDMLQNIQTNNHQIRNVEQRIEDISQIRDIGRPYLNLTNETGIKFSGNIKNLHPRVYINSLKHKLRSVNNINDIKDYIRMTLSDNAATWFASIENDLDNLQTFENKFLNYYWGELEQARFREVLYFGKYNRNLSLNTVDYALKLITVAKYLEPPLREDETVLNVSRHFDADVVQTVTVQNIQTVDSFINFIQRVQRGYITSNNSKNRQSYNNNRYGSNSQNFNNNNNTSYERQGNRENFNNNTNDNRQERQGNRENFNNNNNYNRQDFNTRRNAQRYNYNRQVNYVRGQSCEDSQRNSTWQENMNSRSEISERHRELDPNDQTQSDNPNNPNFM, from the coding sequence atggAACGGAACATAGAAATCCAAAAATATAACTTAGAAGCAAAAATTTACGAAGAAAGgagaaaaactgaagaaaaattaGATGATATGCTACAAAATATCCAAACAAACAACCATCAAATAAGGAATGTAGAACAGAGAATAGAAGACATTTCACAAATAAGAGACATAGGGAGACCTTACTTGAATTTAACAAATGAGACAGGTATAAAATTCTCTGGTAACATAAAAAATTTACATCCTAGAGTATACATAAATagtttaaaacataaattaagatCAGTGAATAATATTAATGATATAAAAGATTATATTAGAATGACATTAAGTGACAATGCAGCAACCTGGTTTGCCAGCATTGAAAACGATTTAGATAATCTGCaaacatttgaaaataaattCTTAAATTATTATTGGGGTGAATTAGAACAAGCCAGATTTAGGGAAGTTTTATATTTTGGAAAGTATAATCGCAATTTAAGTTTAAATACGGTAGATTATGCTTTAAAATTAATAACTGTTGCAAAATATTTAGAACCACCACTTAGAGAAGACGAAACAGTTTTAAACGTTTCTAGACACTTTGATGCGGACGTTGTGCAAACAGTCACAGTACAAAACATTCAAACAGTAGACAGTTTTATTAACTTTATTCAAAGAGTACAAAGAGGTTATATTACAAGTAATAATAGTAAAAATAGACAATCATATAACAATAATAGGTATGGTAGTAATTCtcaaaattttaataacaacAATAATACTAGTTATGAGAGACAAGGTAATAGAgagaattttaataataatactaATGATAATAGACAAGAGAGACAAGGTAATAGAgagaattttaataataataataattataataggcAAGATTTTAACACCAGGAGAAATGCACAAAGATATAATTACAACAGACAGGTAAATTATGTAAGGGGTCAGAGCTGCGAAGACAGTCAACGGAATAGTACATGGCAAGAAAATATGAATAGTAGAAGTGAAATCAGTGAAAGACATCGAGAATTAGATCCAAATGATCAGACACAATCTGACAATCCTAATAATCCAAATTTTATGTAG